The window CACGCCCTTCAATGGGCACATTTGTCTCTCCAGAGATCTCCCAACACCTCGCTATACTGAGATGTCAGCAACATCCAGCCAAAGGATCCATAGTGTACGAGTCGGAGTTCGAAAAAAATCTCTACCAGCAGCGCCGCGACAAGCTTCAGCAGATAGCCGCCCTCGGTCAACTCAACGGCCTCAGCTACGCGCAGGCAACCTACCCCAATAGCTACGCCGCCAGCCACACCATTCCAGAACTTCGCGCTGCCTATAACGACTTCAACGCTGAACAGCTTGATGCAAATCCCATCCGCGTCAGCATCGCCGGCCGCATCATGGCCATCCGCGCCCAGGGCAAAGCCGGTTTCGCGCAGCTCCAGCAGGGTGGGCAGCGCTTCCAGATCTACGTTCGCAAGGACGACGTCGGAGAAGACTCCTTTGCCCTCTACAAGCTCCTCGACCTGGGCGACCACATCGGTGTCCGTGGCCATCTCTTCCGCACTCGGACCGGCGAGCTCACCGTCCACGTCGGCAGCTTCGACAATCTGCCCGCGCTGACCTTCCTCACCAAGGCCATGCTCGCCCTCCCCGACAAGTACCACGGCCTCGAAGATACCGAGCTCCGCTACCGCCAGCGTTATGTCGACCTGTTTATGAACACAGGCGCTGCCAAAGCCGCGCCAACCGCCGACCCCGGTGATGGATCACAGCCCACTCCAGCAGCCGCCGAACCTGAAACCCCCAACGTCCGCGAGGTCTTTGTCAAGCGCGCTGCCATCCTTCGAGCCATCCGCAAATTCTTTGACCGTCGCAACTATCTCGAAGTTGAAACACCCATGATGCACCAGGTCGCCGGAGGCGCTGCAGCCCAGCCATTTACCACGCACCACAACGCGCTCGACCTCGACCTCTTCCTTCGCATCGCACCCGAGCTCTACCTCAAGCGACTGGTTGTTGGTGGCCTCGACCGCGTCTACGAGATCAACCGTAACTTCCGCAATGAAGGCATCAGTACTCGCCACAACCCCGAGTTCACCATGCTCGAGTTCTACCAGGCGTACGCCAACTATCACGACCTGATGCAGCTTACCGAAGAACTTGTAACCTTCGTCGCTACAGAAGTAAACGGCTCTCTTCAAACCACCTTCAACGACCACGAAATCGATTTGGGCAAGTGGACGAAGCTTTCCATGCGCGAAGCCATCATCAAATGGTGGCCGAAGAATGCGCCAGTTCAGCCCACAATGGACGATTTTTCTTCAGAGTCGAAGTTTAGAACATTGCTAACCGAAGGAGAAAAGCTGGCTTCACCAGACGTAACAGACTCCCGCATCCTCAATGAGCTGGGCGGCGACTGTCACTTCGTTCTCTTTGAACTCATGGAGAAGCTTGGCGTTCCTTATGGCAAAGCTATCTCGGACTTCTTCGAGTTGCGGGCCGAGTCGATCAAGTCCGCATCGAAAAGGAGCGATGAATGGGAAGAGCCATTAATCCAACCCACGATCATCTACGACTTCCCACTTGCCGTTAGTCCCCTGTCCAAGAAAAAGCCCGACGAATCAGATTGGGTCGAACGCTTTGAGTTCTACATCGGCGGCTTTGAAGTCGGGAACGCCTTCTCCGAGCTCAACGACCCCGACGACCAACGCGCGCGCTTTGAACAGCAGATGACAGAGAAGGAACGTGGCGACAACGAGGCCCACCAGATGGATGAAGACTACGTCCGCGCCCTCGGCTACGGCCTTCCGCCCACCGCAGGCGAAGGCATCGGGATTGACCGCCTTACCATGCTCCTGACCAACTCCAAATCCATTCGCGATGTCATCCTCTTTCCTCTCCTCCGCCCACTGGCGGAAGCCCAGACCAAACAAGCTGCTGCTCTAGAAGCCAAACACGGAGAGTCGGCCGAATAGCGCGCAATGGGGCTGCGCTGCCCGTCGCGCAGCCCCAAACGCGCTATCCTTATACCGTGGCTACCTCCGCGACAACCGATAACGTACTTGCGACCGCGAAGCCCCACTCCCTGCTCGCTGACTACGCCACGCTCTTCAAAGTCCGTATCTCCACCATGGTCATCATCACCGCCGGAGCCGGTTTTTATCTCGGCTGTCTTCGCAGCGGCATCAGCCCATTCCAGATCGACGGACTCAAAGCTCTCGTCGCCATTGCCATCGTCACCTGTGGTTCCAGCGCACTCAATCAAGCGCTCGAACGGAAGTCCGACGCGCTGATGAACCGCACCTTTGACCGTCCCATGGCCGCCGGACGCATCTCTCTCTCCCATGGCCTCATTCTTGGTTTCGCAGCAACCTTTCTTGGTTCCGCATACCTGGCCTTCACAACCAACCTTCTCACCGGAACTCTCACTCTGCTTACCGCAGTCGGCTACGTTGCGATCTACACCCCACTCAAGCGCGTTACGACCATCAACACCTTCATCGGAGCATTTCCCGGAGCACTGCCGCCCCTCATCGGCTGGACCGCCGCCCGCGGCAGGATCGAGTGGCCCGGCGTCGCTCTCTTCGCCATCCTCTTCGTCTGGCAGTTTCCACACTTTATGGCCATCGGCTGGATGTATCGAGAAGACTACGCGCGCGCCGGCATCCGGCTCACAACAAACCTTCCCAACATCCAGTACGCCGCGCAGAGCACGGTCATTCAAGCGCTCTTCTACGCAGCCCTCATGATTCCGGTCAGCCTTTGGCCAGCCGCACTCCACTCCACCGGCTACGTCTACGCGATCGTTGCGACGATCCTTGGCCTCGGCTACCTCTGGTACACCATCCGCTTTGCCCGAATTACTCGCGACCCGGCGTCCGATGCCTCCCTCCTTGTAGCCCGCAATCTCCTTCGCTTTTCCGTTATTTATCTTCCGCTCCTCCTAGCCGCTATGATGCTTGACGCCAAAGGACGCCTCCTCTTTTAGACCAATGCCCTCATCTACGAACCAGGTCAACCCGGAGTACCGAACCCCACCCTCGGTCATCGCCTCGATCATCGCAGTCAGCGCTGTCGCATCGCTATTCCTCGCATGGTTGGTCTACTATCATCCGCCGGTCGACGTCGCCGGCACTCATCTGGCCTTTCTCCCGGCCCTCGACGCGGTCCTCAACGCCCTATGCGCCGTCTTTCTCGTCATTGGGTATCGTTACATCCGCCGCCGCCAGGTCACAGCGCATCGCAACAGTATGTTCGGCGCCTTCATCGTGTCGAGCGTCTTCCTCGTCGCCTACATTGCCAACCACGTCCTCCACGGCGACATGCTCTTTCCGAAGGCCTACCCAACGGCGCGCTTCATCTACCTGTGGATTCTGCTAACGCCGCATATCCTGCTCGCGATCATCTGCCTGCCGATGATTCTGATTACCTTCTTTCTCTCTCTCACCGGACGCTTCCCAGCACATCGCCGTCTCGCGCGCTGGACCTACCCCATCTGGCTCTACGTCTCCGT is drawn from Edaphobacter lichenicola and contains these coding sequences:
- a CDS encoding lysine--tRNA ligase; amino-acid sequence: MYESEFEKNLYQQRRDKLQQIAALGQLNGLSYAQATYPNSYAASHTIPELRAAYNDFNAEQLDANPIRVSIAGRIMAIRAQGKAGFAQLQQGGQRFQIYVRKDDVGEDSFALYKLLDLGDHIGVRGHLFRTRTGELTVHVGSFDNLPALTFLTKAMLALPDKYHGLEDTELRYRQRYVDLFMNTGAAKAAPTADPGDGSQPTPAAAEPETPNVREVFVKRAAILRAIRKFFDRRNYLEVETPMMHQVAGGAAAQPFTTHHNALDLDLFLRIAPELYLKRLVVGGLDRVYEINRNFRNEGISTRHNPEFTMLEFYQAYANYHDLMQLTEELVTFVATEVNGSLQTTFNDHEIDLGKWTKLSMREAIIKWWPKNAPVQPTMDDFSSESKFRTLLTEGEKLASPDVTDSRILNELGGDCHFVLFELMEKLGVPYGKAISDFFELRAESIKSASKRSDEWEEPLIQPTIIYDFPLAVSPLSKKKPDESDWVERFEFYIGGFEVGNAFSELNDPDDQRARFEQQMTEKERGDNEAHQMDEDYVRALGYGLPPTAGEGIGIDRLTMLLTNSKSIRDVILFPLLRPLAEAQTKQAAALEAKHGESAE
- the cyoE gene encoding heme o synthase: MATSATTDNVLATAKPHSLLADYATLFKVRISTMVIITAGAGFYLGCLRSGISPFQIDGLKALVAIAIVTCGSSALNQALERKSDALMNRTFDRPMAAGRISLSHGLILGFAATFLGSAYLAFTTNLLTGTLTLLTAVGYVAIYTPLKRVTTINTFIGAFPGALPPLIGWTAARGRIEWPGVALFAILFVWQFPHFMAIGWMYREDYARAGIRLTTNLPNIQYAAQSTVIQALFYAALMIPVSLWPAALHSTGYVYAIVATILGLGYLWYTIRFARITRDPASDASLLVARNLLRFSVIYLPLLLAAMMLDAKGRLLF
- a CDS encoding DUF420 domain-containing protein; this translates as MPSSTNQVNPEYRTPPSVIASIIAVSAVASLFLAWLVYYHPPVDVAGTHLAFLPALDAVLNALCAVFLVIGYRYIRRRQVTAHRNSMFGAFIVSSVFLVAYIANHVLHGDMLFPKAYPTARFIYLWILLTPHILLAIICLPMILITFFLSLTGRFPAHRRLARWTYPIWLYVSVSGVIVYAMLAAYR